A stretch of the Mycobacterium shigaense genome encodes the following:
- a CDS encoding carboxymuconolactone decarboxylase family protein, which translates to MDELRRKGLEKMNEVYGWEMPNIEGDAYFDLTVDHLFGSIWTRSGLSMRDKRLMTLTAVTAIGNRDLAEIQINAALLNGELSETELKEMAVFLTHYLGFPLGSALNGAVDAVVTKRRKAAAKGAEEDKKANVEGALKMHSGKAGD; encoded by the coding sequence ATGGACGAGCTGCGCCGCAAGGGCCTCGAGAAGATGAACGAGGTCTACGGCTGGGAGATGCCCAACATCGAGGGCGACGCGTACTTCGATCTGACCGTCGACCACCTGTTCGGCTCCATCTGGACGCGGTCGGGTCTGTCGATGCGCGACAAGCGCCTCATGACGCTGACGGCGGTGACCGCGATCGGAAACCGCGACCTGGCCGAGATTCAGATCAACGCCGCCCTGCTTAACGGCGAACTCAGCGAGACCGAGCTGAAGGAGATGGCCGTCTTCCTCACGCACTATCTCGGGTTCCCGCTGGGTTCGGCACTCAATGGCGCGGTCGATGCGGTCGTGACCAAGCGCAGGAAGGCCGCGGCCAAAGGCGCCGAGGAGGACAAGAAGGCCAACGTCGAGGGTGCGCTGAAGATGCACTCCGGGAAGGCCGGCGACTAG
- a CDS encoding alpha/beta hydrolase-fold protein, with translation MMARMPDFSRRAVLGLGAGVVVGAAGGFALEDLLRSQKTRAIPVSTASTQVRLAPPAPLEPAPPGDPAPTMTTGSFVSAARGGIPTNWAIARPPGQTKALRPVIALHGKGSDAATVMAGGVEQGLAQAVNAGLPPFAVVAVDGGGSYWHKRASGEDSGAMVLDELIPMLGGQRLDTSRVAFLGWSMGGYGALLLGGRLGPARTAAICAVSPALWTSSEAAAPGAFDGPDDFAANSVFGMPALASIPIRIDCGDSDPFYGATKQFIAQLPNPPAGGFSPGGHNGEFWSSQLPAELTWMAPLLTA, from the coding sequence ATGATGGCCCGCATGCCCGACTTCAGCCGCCGCGCCGTGCTCGGTCTCGGCGCCGGAGTCGTTGTCGGAGCGGCCGGTGGATTTGCGCTGGAAGACCTGCTCAGATCCCAGAAAACGCGGGCCATCCCGGTCTCGACCGCCAGCACCCAGGTTCGGTTGGCGCCGCCCGCGCCGCTGGAGCCGGCCCCCCCGGGCGATCCGGCGCCCACCATGACAACCGGGTCCTTCGTGTCGGCGGCCCGCGGCGGGATACCGACGAATTGGGCGATCGCGCGACCGCCCGGCCAGACCAAGGCACTGCGCCCGGTGATCGCCCTGCACGGCAAGGGCAGCGACGCCGCCACCGTCATGGCCGGCGGTGTCGAGCAGGGCCTCGCGCAGGCCGTCAACGCCGGGCTACCGCCGTTTGCGGTGGTCGCCGTCGACGGCGGCGGCAGCTACTGGCATAAGCGGGCGTCCGGCGAGGACAGCGGGGCCATGGTGCTGGATGAGCTGATCCCGATGCTGGGCGGCCAGCGTCTGGACACCTCGCGGGTGGCGTTCCTGGGCTGGTCGATGGGCGGCTACGGCGCGCTGCTGCTCGGGGGCCGGCTGGGACCCGCGCGCACCGCGGCCATCTGCGCGGTGAGCCCGGCGTTGTGGACGTCGTCCGAGGCGGCCGCACCCGGCGCCTTCGACGGCCCCGACGACTTCGCGGCGAATTCGGTGTTCGGAATGCCGGCGCTGGCCTCCATTCCGATCCGGATCGACTGCGGCGACAGCGACCCGTTCTACGGCGCCACCAAGCAGTTCATCGCCCAATTGCCGAACCCGCCCGCGGGCGGCTTCTCCCCCGGCGGCCACAACGGGGAATTCTGGAGCTCGCAGCTGCCGGCGGAGCTGACCTGGATGGCGCCGTTGCTGACGGCCTGA
- a CDS encoding SDR family oxidoreductase, which produces MRFENKVGIVTGAGGGIGQAYAEALAREGAAVVVADINLQGAEKVADGINGEGGTALALPVDVSDPLSAKEMADRTLAEFGGIDYLVNNAAIFGGMKLDFLITVDPEYYKKFMSVNLDGALWCTRAVYKKMAKRGGGAIVNQSSTAAWLYSNFYGLAKVGINGLTQQLATELGGQNIRINAIAPGPIDTEANRSTTPQEMVADIVKGIPLSRMGQPEDLVGMCLFLLSDEASWITGQIFNVDGGQIFRS; this is translated from the coding sequence ATGAGATTCGAGAACAAGGTGGGCATCGTCACCGGCGCCGGCGGCGGTATCGGTCAGGCGTACGCCGAAGCGCTGGCCCGCGAGGGTGCCGCGGTCGTCGTCGCCGATATCAACCTGCAGGGCGCCGAGAAGGTGGCCGACGGCATCAACGGCGAGGGCGGTACCGCGCTGGCTCTGCCCGTCGACGTGTCGGACCCGTTGTCCGCCAAGGAGATGGCCGACCGCACACTGGCGGAGTTCGGCGGCATCGACTACCTGGTCAACAACGCGGCGATCTTCGGCGGCATGAAGCTGGACTTCTTGATCACCGTCGATCCCGAGTATTACAAGAAGTTCATGAGTGTGAACCTCGACGGCGCACTGTGGTGCACCCGTGCGGTCTATAAGAAGATGGCCAAGCGTGGCGGCGGCGCGATCGTCAATCAATCCTCGACCGCGGCATGGCTGTATTCGAACTTTTACGGGCTGGCCAAGGTCGGCATCAACGGACTCACCCAGCAGCTGGCCACCGAACTCGGCGGCCAAAATATCCGCATCAACGCCATCGCGCCGGGCCCGATCGACACCGAGGCCAACCGGTCCACGACGCCGCAGGAGATGGTCGCCGACATCGTCAAGGGAATTCCGTTGTCGCGCATGGGGCAGCCCGAGGACCTGGTCGGTATGTGCCTGTTCCTGCTCTCCGATGAGGCGTCCTGGATCACCGGGCAGATCTTCAATGTCGACGGCGGGCAGATCTTCCGGTCATGA
- a CDS encoding SDR family oxidoreductase, translating to MPRFAPLPERRPAIVAGASSGIGEATAIELAAHGFPVALGARRVEKLNDIVGKINAEGGEAVGFHLDVTDPNSVKSFVAQSVDALGEIEVLVAGAGDTYFGKLAEITTDEFESQLQIHLVGANRLAAAVLPGMLERQRGDLIFVGSDVALRQRPHMGAYGAAKAALLAMVTNFQMELEGTGVRASIVHPGPTKTSMGWSLPAEKIGPALQDWAKWGQARHDYFLRAADLGRAITFVAETPRGGFIASMELQPEAPLADNRDRQKLALGEEGMPGQ from the coding sequence ATGCCTCGCTTTGCCCCCCTGCCCGAACGCCGGCCGGCCATCGTGGCCGGCGCCTCCTCCGGGATCGGAGAGGCTACCGCCATCGAGCTTGCCGCGCATGGCTTTCCGGTCGCCCTCGGCGCCCGACGAGTCGAAAAGCTCAACGACATCGTCGGCAAGATCAACGCCGAAGGCGGCGAAGCAGTCGGCTTCCATCTGGACGTCACCGATCCCAACTCGGTGAAATCCTTTGTCGCGCAGTCGGTCGATGCCCTAGGCGAGATCGAGGTACTGGTGGCCGGCGCCGGCGATACCTACTTCGGCAAGCTCGCCGAGATCACCACCGACGAGTTCGAGTCGCAGCTGCAGATCCACCTCGTCGGCGCCAACCGGCTGGCCGCAGCGGTGCTGCCCGGCATGCTCGAACGGCAGCGCGGCGACCTCATCTTCGTGGGATCCGATGTGGCGCTGCGCCAGCGACCGCACATGGGCGCCTACGGCGCCGCCAAGGCGGCACTCCTCGCGATGGTCACCAACTTCCAGATGGAGCTCGAGGGCACCGGCGTGCGGGCCTCGATCGTGCACCCCGGTCCGACGAAGACATCGATGGGCTGGAGCCTTCCGGCCGAAAAGATCGGTCCGGCGCTTCAGGACTGGGCCAAGTGGGGCCAGGCCCGCCACGACTACTTCCTGCGTGCGGCGGACCTGGGACGCGCCATCACGTTCGTCGCCGAGACGCCCCGCGGCGGCTTCATCGCAAGCATGGAGCTTCAGCCCGAAGCCCCGTTGGCCGACAACCGAGACCGCCAGAAGCTGGCGCTCGGCGAAGAAGGGATGCCAGGACAGTGA
- the purD gene encoding phosphoribosylamine--glycine ligase — translation MRVLVIGSGGREHALLLALRRDPRVTGLAIAPGNAGTARIAEQHAVELTSGDEVVALAREVGADLVVIGPEVPLVLGVADAVRAAGIACFGPSKDAARIEGSKAFAKAVMDAAGVRTARSEIVDSPAKLDAALDRFGPPAGDPAWVVKDDGLAAGKGVVVTADRDAARAHAAGLLDDGHPVLLESFLDGPEVSLFCVVDGETVVPLLPAQDFKRVGEGDTGLNTGGMGAYAPLPWLPEGVLHDIVSGIVEPVAAELVKRGSPFSGLLYVGLAITAKGPAVVEFNCRFGDPETQAVLALLDSPLGQLLYAASTGTLADFGELRWRDGAAVTVVLAAENYPGRPRVGDVITGCEADGVLHAGTARRDDGAIVSSGGRVLAVVGTGADLSAARDQAYQIMSAIRLPGSHFRGDIGLAAAEGKVSV, via the coding sequence GTGCGGGTTCTGGTGATCGGTTCGGGTGGTCGTGAACATGCCCTGCTGCTGGCTTTGCGGAGAGATCCCCGGGTCACCGGACTGGCCATCGCCCCCGGCAACGCCGGCACCGCGCGGATCGCCGAGCAGCACGCCGTGGAACTCACCTCCGGCGACGAGGTCGTCGCGCTGGCCCGCGAGGTCGGGGCGGACTTGGTGGTCATCGGACCCGAGGTGCCGCTGGTGCTCGGTGTGGCCGATGCCGTGCGCGCCGCGGGAATAGCATGCTTCGGTCCCAGCAAGGATGCCGCGCGCATCGAAGGTTCCAAGGCCTTCGCCAAGGCCGTCATGGATGCGGCGGGCGTGCGGACCGCCCGCAGCGAAATCGTCGACAGCCCAGCCAAGTTGGACGCCGCACTCGACCGGTTCGGGCCGCCGGCCGGCGACCCCGCCTGGGTGGTCAAAGACGACGGCCTGGCGGCGGGCAAGGGTGTGGTGGTGACGGCGGATCGAGACGCGGCGCGTGCGCACGCGGCCGGTCTGCTCGACGACGGACACCCGGTGCTGCTGGAGTCGTTTCTGGATGGCCCGGAAGTGTCGCTGTTCTGCGTGGTGGACGGCGAGACCGTCGTGCCACTGTTGCCCGCCCAGGACTTCAAGCGCGTCGGCGAGGGTGACACCGGCCTGAACACCGGCGGCATGGGGGCCTATGCGCCGCTGCCCTGGCTGCCAGAAGGCGTGCTGCACGACATCGTCAGCGGAATCGTGGAACCTGTTGCGGCCGAACTGGTCAAGCGGGGCAGCCCATTCTCCGGCCTGTTGTACGTCGGGCTCGCCATCACCGCGAAGGGCCCGGCGGTGGTCGAATTCAACTGCCGCTTCGGCGATCCTGAGACGCAGGCCGTGCTCGCCCTGCTGGACTCGCCGCTGGGCCAGCTACTGTATGCCGCCAGCACCGGTACATTGGCCGACTTCGGCGAGCTGCGCTGGCGCGACGGCGCTGCGGTGACGGTGGTGCTGGCCGCCGAGAACTATCCCGGACGTCCCCGGGTCGGCGATGTCATCACCGGATGCGAGGCCGACGGGGTGCTGCACGCGGGCACGGCCCGCCGCGACGATGGCGCGATCGTCTCGTCGGGCGGACGGGTGCTGGCGGTAGTCGGCACCGGTGCGGACCTGTCCGCGGCACGCGACCAGGCCTACCAGATCATGAGCGCAATTCGGTTGCCCGGCAGCCATTTCCGCGGGGACATCGGTCTCGCCGCGGCAGAGGGCAAGGTCAGCGTCTAG
- a CDS encoding TetR/AcrR family transcriptional regulator: MSSDALATVAAQIEQPTGQAPRNRRQEETFRKVLAAGIETLREKSYGDLTVRAVAARAKVAPATAYTYFSSKNHLIAEVYLDLVRQVPFFTDVNDPMPVRVDKVLRHLALVVADEPEVGAACTIALLGGGTDPAVGSVRDRIGAEIHRRIATAIGPGADPSTVSALEMTFFGALVQAGSGQFTYHQIADRLAYVVSLILPGAGETNQETTTR; encoded by the coding sequence GTGTCCAGCGATGCCCTGGCTACGGTCGCAGCCCAGATTGAGCAACCGACGGGTCAGGCGCCACGCAACCGCCGTCAGGAGGAGACCTTCCGCAAGGTGCTCGCCGCCGGCATCGAAACGTTGCGGGAGAAGTCGTACGGCGACCTGACGGTGCGCGCGGTGGCCGCCCGCGCGAAGGTCGCCCCGGCCACGGCCTACACCTACTTCTCGTCGAAGAACCACTTGATCGCCGAGGTCTACCTCGACCTGGTCCGGCAGGTCCCCTTCTTCACCGACGTCAACGACCCCATGCCGGTGCGGGTGGACAAGGTGCTGCGCCACCTGGCCCTCGTCGTCGCCGACGAACCGGAGGTCGGGGCGGCGTGCACTATTGCATTGCTCGGCGGCGGCACCGACCCCGCGGTCGGTTCCGTGCGCGACCGGATCGGCGCGGAGATCCACCGCCGCATCGCGACCGCCATCGGCCCCGGTGCCGATCCCAGCACGGTGTCCGCGCTCGAGATGACGTTCTTCGGCGCCCTGGTGCAGGCCGGCAGCGGCCAGTTCACGTATCACCAGATCGCCGACCGGCTGGCCTACGTAGTGAGTCTGATCCTGCCCGGCGCCGGCGAGACAAACCAGGAGACAACAACTCGATGA
- a CDS encoding cytochrome P450, translating into MTLHVGDHELVLDPYDYDFHEDPYPYYKRLRDEAPLYRNEKLGFWALSRHADVHRGFRNSTTLSNKYGVSLDPASRGPHASKTMSFLAMDDPAHLRLRTLVSKGFTPRRIRELEPRVTEIARQHLDTMLAKAQDGTVDYVDEFAGKLPMDVISELMGVPEPDRAQVRAWADAVMHRDEGVTDVPASAVEASINLIVYYQEMVAERRTELTDDLTSALLEAEIDGDRLTEDEIIGFMFLMVIAGNETTTKLLANAAFWGHKNPDQLASVYADLELVPAWVEETLRYDTSSQILARTVAGELTLYDTTIPDGDILLLLPGSGHRDERAFDNPDDYVIGREIGPKLLSFGSGAHFCLGAHLARMEARVALTELFKRIRGYQVDEANAVRVHSSNVRGFAHLPITVETR; encoded by the coding sequence ATGACCCTGCATGTTGGAGACCACGAATTGGTCCTCGATCCCTACGACTACGACTTCCACGAGGATCCGTATCCGTACTACAAGCGGCTGCGCGACGAGGCCCCGCTGTACCGCAACGAGAAGCTGGGCTTTTGGGCCCTGTCTCGGCATGCCGACGTGCATCGGGGCTTCCGCAACAGCACGACGCTTTCCAACAAGTACGGCGTTTCGCTGGATCCGGCCTCGCGCGGACCGCACGCCTCCAAGACGATGAGCTTTCTCGCCATGGACGATCCCGCACACCTGCGGCTACGCACACTGGTGTCAAAAGGCTTCACGCCCAGGAGGATTCGCGAACTCGAACCGCGCGTCACCGAGATCGCCCGCCAACATCTCGACACGATGCTGGCGAAGGCCCAGGACGGGACGGTCGACTACGTCGACGAGTTCGCCGGCAAGCTGCCCATGGACGTCATCTCCGAACTCATGGGGGTGCCGGAGCCGGACCGGGCCCAGGTGCGCGCCTGGGCGGACGCCGTCATGCACCGCGACGAGGGCGTCACCGACGTGCCGGCTTCGGCGGTCGAGGCGTCGATCAACCTGATCGTCTATTACCAGGAGATGGTGGCCGAGCGGCGCACGGAGCTGACCGACGACCTGACCTCGGCGCTGCTGGAGGCCGAGATCGACGGCGACCGGCTGACCGAAGACGAAATCATCGGCTTCATGTTCCTGATGGTCATCGCCGGCAACGAGACCACCACCAAACTCCTTGCCAATGCCGCATTTTGGGGCCACAAGAACCCCGACCAGCTCGCCTCGGTGTACGCCGACCTCGAGCTGGTACCGGCGTGGGTGGAGGAGACCCTGCGCTACGACACCTCCAGCCAGATCCTGGCGCGCACCGTCGCCGGCGAGCTGACGCTCTACGACACCACGATTCCCGATGGCGACATCCTGTTGCTGTTGCCCGGGTCCGGACACCGTGACGAACGGGCCTTCGACAACCCGGACGACTACGTGATTGGACGCGAAATCGGACCTAAGCTGCTGAGTTTCGGTAGCGGCGCGCACTTCTGCCTGGGTGCCCACCTGGCCCGGATGGAGGCGCGCGTGGCGCTGACCGAGTTGTTCAAGCGAATCCGCGGATATCAAGTGGACGAGGCCAACGCCGTCCGCGTCCACTCGAGCAATGTCCGCGGATTCGCTCATCTACCGATTACCGTGGAGACCCGCTGA
- a CDS encoding gamma-glutamyltransferase family protein translates to MSASFDWTFPYAWPRKPILAANAVCTSAPLAAQAGLRMLAEGGSAVDAAVATAITLTLVEPVSNGIGSDAFAIVWDGRELHGLNASGRSPAAWTPEYFGNRPIPVAGWNSVTVPGAVSAWVELHAKFGRLPFGRLFEPAISYGRNGFLVSPTVAAQWAAQVPMFESQPGFAEAFLPAGRSPKAGELFRLPDHAATLERIATTNGEAFYRGDLAEKLEAHSSANGGVLRTDDLAAHRADWVGTISSSYRGYTVHEIPPNGQGIVALIALGILQHFEMSSLPVDSAASVHLQIEALKLAFADAQAYVADTDHMPVRPQDLLDDEYLRQRAALIDRDQARPASAGTPKGGTVYLTAADASGVMVSMIQSNYLGFGSGVVVPGTGISLHNRGAGFVADRGHPNQVGPNKRPYQTIIPGFVTRDGAPVMSFGVMGGPMQPQGHVQVMVRIADYGQNPQAACDGPRFRWVQGMQVSCEAGFPPSTLDDLRQRGHDLLTVDDYDAFGSCQAIWRLDDGYLAASDPRRDGQAVGF, encoded by the coding sequence GTGAGCGCGTCGTTCGATTGGACCTTTCCCTATGCCTGGCCGCGCAAGCCCATCCTGGCGGCCAACGCCGTATGCACGTCTGCACCGCTGGCCGCTCAAGCCGGCCTGCGGATGCTTGCCGAGGGCGGCAGCGCCGTCGACGCGGCCGTGGCCACCGCGATCACGCTGACGCTGGTGGAACCGGTGTCCAACGGCATCGGCTCGGACGCGTTCGCGATCGTCTGGGACGGCCGGGAACTACACGGCCTCAACGCCTCCGGCCGATCGCCCGCGGCGTGGACGCCCGAGTACTTCGGCAACAGGCCGATTCCCGTGGCGGGCTGGAATTCGGTGACCGTGCCCGGGGCCGTCTCGGCGTGGGTCGAGTTGCACGCTAAGTTCGGAAGGCTCCCTTTCGGGCGACTGTTCGAACCCGCGATCTCCTACGGCCGCAACGGCTTTCTGGTCTCGCCGACGGTCGCCGCGCAATGGGCGGCTCAGGTGCCGATGTTCGAATCCCAGCCGGGCTTCGCCGAGGCGTTTCTGCCCGCTGGACGGTCACCGAAGGCCGGCGAGTTGTTCCGGCTTCCGGACCATGCGGCGACGCTGGAGCGCATCGCCACGACGAACGGCGAGGCGTTCTACCGCGGCGACCTCGCGGAAAAACTCGAGGCGCACTCCAGCGCCAACGGCGGCGTGCTGCGTACCGACGACCTCGCGGCGCATCGCGCCGATTGGGTGGGCACTATCAGCTCCAGCTACCGCGGTTACACGGTCCACGAGATACCACCCAACGGCCAGGGCATCGTGGCGCTGATCGCGCTCGGCATCCTCCAGCACTTCGAAATGTCTTCGCTGCCAGTCGATTCCGCGGCCAGCGTGCATCTGCAGATCGAGGCGCTCAAGCTGGCTTTCGCCGACGCGCAGGCGTACGTCGCCGACACCGATCACATGCCGGTGCGCCCCCAAGACCTGCTGGACGACGAGTACCTGCGGCAGCGGGCCGCCCTGATCGACCGCGACCAGGCGAGGCCGGCATCGGCGGGCACCCCGAAGGGCGGCACGGTGTACCTCACCGCTGCCGATGCCTCGGGGGTGATGGTGTCGATGATCCAGTCCAACTACCTGGGATTCGGCTCCGGCGTGGTGGTGCCGGGCACCGGTATCTCGCTACACAACCGCGGGGCGGGTTTCGTTGCAGATCGCGGACATCCGAATCAGGTCGGTCCGAACAAGCGGCCGTACCAGACGATCATCCCGGGCTTCGTCACCAGGGACGGCGCACCGGTGATGAGCTTCGGGGTGATGGGCGGTCCGATGCAGCCCCAGGGCCACGTGCAGGTGATGGTCCGCATCGCCGACTACGGGCAAAACCCGCAGGCGGCCTGCGACGGTCCGCGGTTTCGCTGGGTGCAGGGCATGCAGGTCAGCTGCGAGGCCGGCTTCCCGCCGTCGACACTAGACGACTTGCGGCAGCGCGGGCACGACCTGTTGACGGTCGACGACTACGACGCGTTCGGCAGCTGCCAGGCGATCTGGCGCCTCGACGACGGCTATCTCGCGGCGAGCGACCCGCGCCGCGACGGCCAGGCCGTGGGATTTTGA
- a CDS encoding NAD(P)-dependent oxidoreductase — MTEQLTLGYIGLGNMGAPMATKMTEWPGGVTVYDIRTEAMTPLVEKGARIADSVADIATADIVHITVLNDAQVREVVGELAAHAKPGTVIAIHSTISDTTAIELAAQLKPQGIHIVDAPVSGGAAAAAEGKLATMVGAEREVYEKIKPAFKHWAGMVVHAGEPGAGTRMKLARNMLTFTGFVAACEAMKLAEAAGLDLQALGRVVRHTDALTGGPGAIMVREDMKDLEPENFLYGSFVHTRGLGEKDLSLALALGEAVSVDLPLARLAYEGLAAGLGVPHTWKEA; from the coding sequence ATGACTGAACAGTTGACGCTGGGTTACATCGGCCTGGGTAACATGGGCGCGCCGATGGCCACGAAGATGACCGAATGGCCAGGCGGGGTAACGGTTTACGACATCCGTACCGAGGCGATGACTCCGCTGGTCGAGAAGGGTGCCCGCATCGCCGACAGCGTCGCCGACATCGCCACCGCCGACATCGTCCATATCACGGTGCTCAACGACGCCCAGGTGCGCGAGGTCGTCGGCGAGTTGGCGGCCCACGCCAAGCCGGGCACCGTCATCGCGATCCACTCGACGATCAGTGATACCACCGCGATCGAGTTGGCCGCCCAGCTCAAACCGCAAGGCATCCATATCGTCGACGCGCCCGTGAGCGGCGGGGCGGCCGCCGCGGCGGAGGGCAAGCTCGCCACCATGGTGGGCGCCGAGCGCGAGGTCTACGAGAAGATCAAGCCGGCCTTCAAACACTGGGCGGGGATGGTGGTCCATGCCGGCGAGCCGGGTGCCGGGACGCGAATGAAGCTGGCTCGCAACATGTTGACATTCACGGGCTTCGTGGCGGCCTGCGAAGCGATGAAGCTGGCGGAGGCGGCTGGGCTGGATTTGCAGGCGCTGGGCCGGGTGGTGCGCCACACCGACGCGCTCACCGGCGGCCCGGGCGCGATCATGGTGCGCGAGGATATGAAAGATCTTGAGCCGGAAAACTTTCTGTATGGCTCCTTCGTGCACACCCGCGGCCTGGGGGAGAAGGATCTGAGCCTGGCACTGGCCCTTGGCGAAGCCGTCTCGGTCGACCTGCCGCTGGCCCGGCTAGCGTATGAGGGGCTGGCGGCCGGCCTCGGGGTGCCGCACACATGGAAAGAGGCATAA
- a CDS encoding TetR/AcrR family transcriptional regulator encodes MPWPFGRNGNAVPFSLALCSGVTAAATPKGERRRYALVSAAAELLEEGGFEAVRHRAVARRAGLPLASTTYYFSSLDDLIAKAVEHIGMIEVAQLRSRVAALSRRRRGPEATAELLVDLLVGDIDGPGLAEQLTSRYERHIACTRLPALRDTMRRSLRQRAEAVADALERSGRNVHVELVCTLICAVDGSVVSALVEGRDPRAAALTTMVDLVEVLAPIDERPVRI; translated from the coding sequence ATGCCATGGCCGTTTGGCCGAAATGGCAATGCAGTACCATTTTCACTGGCACTATGTTCAGGCGTGACTGCAGCCGCCACTCCGAAAGGAGAACGTCGACGCTACGCCCTGGTGAGCGCCGCCGCTGAGCTGCTGGAGGAAGGCGGATTCGAGGCGGTGCGCCATCGAGCGGTCGCGCGCCGGGCCGGTTTGCCGCTGGCCTCCACGACGTATTACTTCTCGTCTCTCGATGACTTGATCGCCAAGGCGGTCGAACATATCGGGATGATCGAGGTGGCCCAGCTGCGGTCGCGGGTCGCCGCGTTGTCGCGCCGCCGCCGCGGACCCGAGGCCACCGCCGAGTTGCTGGTCGATTTGCTGGTGGGCGATATCGACGGTCCTGGACTCGCCGAGCAGCTGACCTCGCGGTACGAACGGCACATCGCCTGCACCCGCCTGCCCGCGCTGCGCGACACCATGCGCCGCAGCCTGCGTCAGCGTGCCGAGGCCGTGGCCGACGCCCTCGAACGATCGGGCCGGAACGTGCATGTCGAATTGGTCTGCACGCTGATCTGCGCTGTCGACGGTTCCGTGGTGTCCGCCCTGGTCGAGGGCCGCGACCCGCGCGCGGCCGCGCTCACCACGATGGTCGACCTCGTCGAGGTGCTGGCACCCATCGACGA
- a CDS encoding aldehyde dehydrogenase: MALLADGVSGLFIDGKVSTGSAGTFPTINPATEEVLGVAADADAGDMDRAIEAARRAFDETDWSRNTELRVRCVRQLREAMQQHLEELRDLTIAEVGAPRMLTTIAQLEVPVNDLAFAADTAESYAYNQDLGQASPMGIPTRRTIAREAVGVVGAITPWNFPHQINLAKIGPALAAGNTVVLKPAPDTPWCAAVLGELIAEHTDFPPGVINIVTSSDHSVGALLSKDPRVDMVSFTGSTATGRAVMADGAVTIKRVFLELGGKSAFIVLDDADLAGAVGVAGFSVCMHAGQGCAITTRLVVPRAKYDEAVSIAAATMGGIKAGDPTDPGTICGPVISARQRDRIQGYLDSAIAEGGTFACGGGRPADREVGFFIEPTLIAGLGNDARVAREEIFGPVLTVIPHDGDDDAIRIANDSPYGLSGTVFSTDPDRAARAAARVRAGTINVNGGVWYSADAPFGGYKQSGNGREMGLAGFEEYLETKTIATAV; the protein is encoded by the coding sequence ATGGCCTTATTGGCCGACGGCGTCAGCGGACTCTTCATCGACGGCAAGGTATCGACGGGCAGCGCCGGCACCTTCCCGACGATCAACCCGGCCACCGAGGAAGTGCTGGGCGTTGCGGCCGACGCCGACGCCGGCGACATGGACCGTGCCATCGAAGCCGCGCGCCGCGCCTTCGACGAGACGGACTGGTCGCGCAACACCGAACTGCGGGTGCGGTGCGTGCGCCAGCTGCGCGAGGCGATGCAGCAGCACCTCGAAGAACTGCGCGACCTGACGATTGCCGAAGTGGGCGCGCCGCGGATGCTCACGACGATCGCCCAGCTCGAAGTTCCCGTGAACGACTTGGCATTCGCGGCCGACACCGCCGAATCGTATGCGTACAACCAGGATCTCGGCCAGGCATCGCCGATGGGGATACCGACGCGGCGTACCATCGCTCGCGAGGCCGTTGGTGTCGTCGGCGCCATCACCCCGTGGAACTTTCCCCACCAGATCAACCTCGCCAAGATCGGCCCCGCGCTGGCCGCGGGCAACACCGTCGTGTTGAAGCCGGCCCCCGACACCCCGTGGTGTGCGGCCGTGCTGGGCGAGCTCATCGCCGAGCACACCGACTTTCCCCCCGGCGTCATCAACATCGTCACGTCCAGCGACCACAGCGTGGGCGCGTTGTTGTCGAAAGACCCTCGGGTGGACATGGTTTCGTTCACCGGGTCGACCGCCACCGGCCGCGCCGTGATGGCCGACGGCGCCGTGACCATCAAGCGTGTCTTCCTGGAGCTGGGCGGCAAGTCGGCATTCATCGTCCTCGACGACGCCGACTTGGCCGGGGCGGTGGGCGTGGCCGGGTTCTCGGTCTGCATGCACGCAGGGCAGGGGTGCGCGATCACCACCCGGTTGGTGGTGCCGCGGGCGAAGTACGACGAAGCGGTGTCCATCGCGGCCGCGACGATGGGCGGCATCAAGGCCGGCGACCCCACCGACCCCGGAACCATCTGCGGCCCGGTGATTTCGGCGCGTCAGCGCGATCGGATCCAGGGCTACCTGGACTCGGCGATCGCCGAGGGCGGGACGTTCGCGTGCGGTGGCGGCCGGCCCGCCGACCGCGAGGTCGGTTTCTTCATCGAGCCCACCCTGATTGCCGGGCTGGGCAACGACGCCCGCGTCGCGCGCGAGGAGATCTTCGGCCCGGTACTGACGGTCATTCCGCACGACGGCGACGACGACGCGATCCGCATCGCCAACGACTCGCCATACGGGTTGTCGGGCACCGTGTTCAGCACCGACCCGGACAGGGCGGCCCGGGCGGCCGCGCGGGTCCGCGCCGGAACCATCAATGTCAACGGCGGCGTGTGGTATTCGGCCGACGCGCCGTTCGGCGGTTACAAGCAGTCCGGAAACGGTCGCGAGATGGGCCTGGCCGGTTTCGAGGAGTACCTCGAGACCAAAACCATTGCGACAGCGGTCTAA